The following DNA comes from Archaeoglobaceae archaeon.
GAAAGAAATTAATGGAAGAAGATTTAGCAAAAAGGCACTCAATTGAGAATGAGGTGGTTATATGATAGAGCTGATAAAGAAGCTGAGCAATGCTCATGGTATAAGTGGTTTTGAAGACGAATTGAGGGAGATAATAAAAGCTGAAGTGGAGAGATTTGCCGATGAAGTCAGAGTAGACTCGATGGGAAACCTAATAGCAACAAGAAATGGTTCTGAGCTCGAAATGATGATCTCCGCTCACATGGATGAGATAGGTTTTGTAGTAAAGCAGATCGATGATAAGGGCTTTATAAGATTCGCACCAATAGGTGGCTGGTTTTCGCAGATAGCTCTAGCCCAAAGGGTAATTTTATATGGAAAAAAGAAAGTTCATGGGGTTATAGGCTGTAAGCCCCCACATCTGATGAAAGATGAAGAGAGAAAGAAGGCCATTGAGATCAGCGACATGTTTATCGATGTGGGTGCTAAGAACAAAGAAGAAGTCTTTAATCTCGGAATAAACGTTGGAACTCCGATTGCCCTTGATAGAGAAGTTGCGATGCTTGCCAACAACAGAATCACAGGTAAGGCTTTTGATAACCGTGTGGGCCTGGCAGTTGCGATCGAAGCCTTTAGAAAGAGCAAAAGCAGGGCAACAATTCAATTTGTAGCCACTGTTCAGGAAGAGGTTGGGTTAAAGGGTGCCAAAACTTCTGCTTTTTCAATTGAGCCCGACGTTGCAATTGCAGTGGATTCCTGTGTGTCTGCAGATTTTCCAGGGAGTGAAAGTGCTCATATGGACATTGGATTAGGGAGAGGGCCAGTTATCACAGTGGTTGATGCTTCGGGGCGGGGATTGATAGTCTCACAGACTGTTCTCAGATGGCTAAAAGAAACAGCTGAGAAATACCGGATTCCTTATCAGCTGGAAGTTGCTGAAGGCGGAACAACGGATGCAAGTGCAATAAATCTAACAAAATCTGGAATACCTGCAGGGGTGATAAGCATACCGGCGAGATACATCCACAGTCCCGTGGAGGTAGTGGATTTGATCGACGTCGAAAATGCGGTTGAGCTTGTGGTAAGGGCTACTGAAACCGTGGAAGAATACTTCGGAGTGAGAAAATGAAGCTCTGGATGATTGGGGCATATGGCATTGTATCAACCACAGCCATGGCAGGTGCAAAGGCTATAGAAAATGGATTGGTGGATAAGACAGGACTTGTGACAGCTTTGCCTTATTTTAAATTGCTTGACGAAGTGGTCCCATTTGAGTTCGATTTCGGAGGTCACGAAATCCGCATGCTACCAAATGCCTTTGTAGCCCTAAAAGAGCACTGGGATCAGAACAAACACTTTGAATATGAACTACTCGAAAAAGTTCAGAAAGATCTAAGTGAGATTGTTGCAAAAAAGGGAACTGCATTGAATTGTGGTAGCGGGCTCATGGCTTTGGGAAGTCTTCAAACTCTTGAAGACGAAAATTTGAGCTTGAGAGAAATTGTGGATAGGATTTGCAGGGATATGAAGGAATTTGCTGACAGGAATACGGTTGTTGTTAATGTGGCATCCACTGAACCTTTGCCAAAATTGAACGAGAAGTTTCACACAAGTATTGAAGGCTTTGAAGAAATGCTCGATGAGGATAGAAAAGAGTTTGCGACCGCCAGCATGCTTTATGCTTATTCTGCTATTAAACTTGGACTTCCGTATGCAAACTTTACTCCAAGCGTTGGTTCTTCAATTTTGGCCCTGAAAAAGCTTGCTGAAGAGAAAAATGTGCCCCACGCTGGGAATGATGGCAAGACCGGAGAAACTCTTGTTAAAACTACGCTTGCACCCATGTTTGCGTATAGAAATTTGAAGGTTGAGGGCTGGATGAGCTACAACATCTTGGGAGACTATGACGGCAAGGTTTTGGCTGCAAAGGATAACAAAGAGAGCAAAATATTAAGCAAGGATAGGGTTCTTGAAAAAGCCTTAGGTTATACCCCCTTTAGCATAACCGAGATTGAGTTTTTCCCAAGCCTTGTTGATAACAAAACAGCATTCGACTTTATACATTTCCGAGGATTTTTGGGTAAGCTTATGAAGTTCTATTTTATATGGGATGCAATAGATGCGATCGTTGCAAGTCCACTCGTGCTGGACATCGCCAGACTTTTAATATTTGCAAAGAAAAACGGAGTTGGTGGTGTGGTCAAGGAACTTGCATTCTTTTTCAAGAGTCCAATGGACTGTGAAATTGTTAACACTCACGAACAATTCGAAATACTTAAAAAATGGTTTAATCAACTTGCAAGGGCGTAGTTATACTCCTTGAATTTTTCGATCAGCTTTATCTTCTTCTCGCTATCTGCTAAGGCATGTTCAAGAACTTCTTCAATTCTCGAAACTGGTATGATTTCGATTTTTCCTTCATGTTCTGAGTCGAGCAAAACATCGTCAGAATTTCCCTTCGGAATTATGACCTTCTTTAATCCTGCCTGAATTGCTGCCTCGATCTTCTGAGTCACACCACCAACTGGAAGCACATCACCACGCACGGAAAGACTTCCTGTCATCGCAACAGATTGATCTACCGGAATATTCTCTATTGCAGAGATTACAGCAGTTGCAACACTTATGCTTGCTGAATCACCTTCAACACCCTCATAAGTGCCGACAAACTGGATGTGAATGTCGAAGTTCGACGTGTCCTTTCCTATTATCTTCTTTATGATTGCTGAAACGTTCATTACAGCCTCCCTTGCAATTTCCTGAAGCCTTCCAGTTGCAATAACCTTTCCTTCGGATTTGCTCATTGCTGGCGTTATTTCCGCAATTATTGGTAGAACTATTCCTGCACTTTCGCCAATAACTGCAAGACCGTTAACTCTACCGACTTCATAGCCCTCTGTAAGGAAAAGCTTGTAGTCCTTTCTTCTCTCTATGTATCTGTCCGCGAGTTGTTCTTCCACAGTCTTTGCAATTTTCTTTGCCTTAAGCACGTGTTCAAGTCTAACAATCTCAGCCCCTTCACTTTTGGCTATGTCTCCAGCAGTCCTTATCAATCCTCCCAGTTCTCTAAGTCTAAGAGTTAGGTGGTTTCTTCTTCCCGCTCTTCTCATCGCCTCTCTTACTATTTCGGCAACTGCGAACTTGTCAAAATGTGGAATCTTACCGTCTTTAACAACTTCCTGAGCAACGAACCTTACAATTTTCTGTCTGTTCTCTGGAGTATCGGGCATTGTGTCGTTCATGTATATCTCGTAGCCATATCCTTCAATTCTGCTTCTTAGAGCGGGATGCATTCCCATCAGGGCATCAAGGTTTCCAGCAGCTACAAGAATAAAATCACACGGCACGGGCTCGGTGCGAACCATTGCACCGCTACTCCTCTCGCTCTGACCAGTAATCGGAAACTTTTTGTCCTGCAAAGCTGTCAGCAGTTTTTGCTGTGATTCAATTGTAAGGGTATTAATCTCGTCAATGTAAAGAACACCTTTATGAGCTCTGTGGATCGCTCCGGCTTCAACTCTTTCATGTGCAGGAGTCTCAAGGCCACCGCTCTGGAAGGGGTCATGTCTCACGTCTCCGAAAAGAGCTCCTGCATGTGCTCCTGTTGCGTCTTCGAATGGGGCAGTCTTTCTTTCAGAGTTATCGACCAACAGCTTGGGAACGTTTCTTTCTTCTCGTGGAATAAAATATCTCGAGACCATTAAAAGAAGTAAACCTGCTATCAATCCCCAGATAAAATTTTTAGGATCCACTATAGCGACATACAGAATTACCATGAAAATCAGAGTAATTACCATGAAATTCCTTGCCTGCGCTTTTTTCATTGCTTCCTGTTTGTAGGCTTCGACAATTTCTTTACCTTTTCCTGCAGGAACGAGTTTTATCTTTGGCTGGTTTGGATCTTGGGGATTCGGGTAGCAGAGTATATCTTCAAGCTCTTCCTTGGGCAAAAGCTCTGCCATCGCCTTTGCAAGCATTGATTTTCCTGTGCCTGGAGAGCCAATGAGCATTACATGTCTTTTTTGAACTGCAGCCTTCTTTATCGCTTCAACAGCGTGATCTTGCCCGATAACTTGATCAATTAATTTTTCTGGAACTTTTATCTCCCGTGTATCCTCAAACTCCAGACCGCCCAGCAGTTCTTTTATCTCGTTCATCTTCACAAATAGTATTTCACCAAAGTTAAAATATCTATCCAAATTTACACACTTTAAGGAACCATACCTCGAGTTTTAAACAGCGTTCTGCTTCGCATTCAAGTTCTAAACAGCCATAACATGGTGGAAGCCTCGCAATTTGCTCCATTCTGTCCATTACTGTTCTTAAATCGAGCCTATCCTCTTCCGCTTTCTTCTCTTCGAATTTTGAAGAAACTATTTTGAAAGTCTTTACACCGTCGACTACCACTTCAACTCTTCGAATTAATCCCTCTTTTTCGAGCTTTCTCAAAATCCTTGAGCACTTACTACTGTCGATTTTAAGCTCTTTCCACAAATCCTTCTGTAAAATCTCTCCTTTTTGGTCAAGAATTTTCAAAATTTCTTCTCTTGTATCTACAATCTGAAAATCGGTCATTCTTGTGGCTTTATAATTACCACGTTGTTTCCTCTGAGCACAATTTCGCCAAGATTTCTGAGTTTCTCATCTCCCTTGCATTCCATTGCGTTCGTTAGGAAGAGGTTCATATATTCGTCCACTCCTTCAAGCTTGCCAACTAATTCGTGTTCTTCACCTTTCATCTCCACTCTGATCACTTTTCCGATAAGGGACTTCACCATTTGGTTCGGTAGCATCTTTATCACCTCCCAAAGTGAAAAAAGTATATATCAACTACCTATAAAAGCTTTGCTGATGATTCTTGTTACGGGTGGCGCGGGGTTTATAGGGAGTCATCTCGTTGATAGGCTTGTAGAAATTGACAGAGTAGTTGTTCTTGATAACCTTTCAACCGGTAGAAGGGAATTTGTTAACGATGACGCAGAATTACACGTCGTGAATCTTGCAGAAGATGATTTGACCAATTTTTTAAAAGGTGCAGATGAAGTTTGGCATTTGGCAGCAAATCCAGATGTAAGGATGGGTGTTGATAAGCCTGATGATATCTACAAGAACAATGTCGTGGCCACATATAGACTTCTTGAAGCTATGAGAAAAGCAAATGTGCGAAAAATCATCTTTACGTCTACATCCACAGTTTATGGTGAGGCAAAGCAAATTCCAACTCCAGAAGAGCACCCAACACATCCGATAAGCATTTATGGAGCTTCAAAACTCGCTTGTGAGGCTTTGATAGAGTCATACTGTCATACTTTTGATTTTCAGGCATACATATATAGATTTGCGAATGTTATCGGGAAAAGGAGCACTCATGGTGTTATCTATGATTTTATAAAAAAGTTGAGGGATAATCCAGCAGAACTCGAAATTCTGGGGAACGGAGAGCAAAATAAGTCATACATCTACATCGAGGATTGCATTTCAGCAATGTTTGTCGGATTAAAGGCTAAAGGGAAAGTAAACATCTTTAACATCGGTTCTGAGGACCAGATTAAAGTGAGGAGGATCGCGGAGATTGTTGCGGAGGAGATGGGTCTAAATCCAAAGTTTAGATTTACAGGCGGAGATCGTGGTTGGAAGGGCGACGTTCCGATAATGCTTCTCTCTATAGACAAACTGAAAGCTTTGGGCTGGAAGCCAAAACTTGGAAGTGAAGAAGCGGTTAGAAAAACTGTTAGAGACCTTTTAGATGAAGAGCACTGAAAATAGGACTGCAAATATTCCCGTGAGGAAAATCCCGTCAAAAGTTCCTGCTCCGCCTATGCTTATAACACCATAACCCACCTTTTCGATCTCTTTAAGATGAAGGATATCCGCTCCGAAAAGCGTTGAAAGCACACCAATGAGGAATGAAAGCTTCGGCAGAAGTATCATAGGAGCATCTGAGAGGCTAAGCGCAATATAACTCGCTATAGTTGCGATTATCGGAGGAATTAGCATCGGGATTACTATTCCAACACCCACAATTGGTCTGGCAAATCCGTAGATTATGATGGAAGAAAGCAAGAAAGCACCAATAAGAAAGAGGGGCGAAATAAGATCGTATATGTCCAGAAGAAGTTTCATTGAAAGAATGACTGGAATAACACACCCCCCAATATTCACCGCCACAATGAGCTTTTTTCTACTCCGGATAGAGTATATGAATCCAAAGATCTCGTATCTCTGCACGAGCTCGATACCTCTTCTCTGGTATAGTGGAACATTGATGAGACTTCCTATTACGATCATACCGAGCAATAGAAGAGATTTTTCGCTATCAACACCGAAAAGAAGTCTGAAAACTGCAGAACCCGTGAACACAAATACGAGTATCAGAAAGGGAACAACGATAAGGATCAAAAATAGTGGTAGTATTATGGGAGGGAAAATGTAGTCCCTCACATTCTCAGCTTCCTCTTGTCGATTACAATGTAATCTTTTAGGGCATGAACGCACTCAAATGGGATTATATACATGTCCTCTTCTTTTCTAAGCTCAGGAATTTCGTTTGTTGGCTTTACAACCAGATTCATTAATGCACCTGTTTTAAAATCAACCGTTATATTGTAGAGAGTGCCAACAACAGTTCCGTCAGTCAAAACCACGGTTTTTCTTGAAAGACTTCTCGCCGGTATTTTCATTTTTATCACCCTTCCGTTGGTGTGTTCGCAAAAATATAAAAATTTTGCTATTACATTAAACTTCTTTACCAACTATTATCCCATCCTTTGTTCTTACGACTTCGAATTTAACGAAATCTCCAATCTTTCTCTCGCTAATTACCGCGACACTCCAGTTATTGGAGATGCAGAGCTTTTCCCCATACATCCTACCTTCTGCAACTATTTTTCCTGAATATATCTCTCCTTTTTTGAATGGTGGCTTTAATGAAGGTCTTTTTTCAATTCCAAAATCTTCTGGTCTCAAAATAAGCTTTACACCATATTCTTTTTCATATTCAGCTAACTTTTTATAAAATTCTTCAAAAGACATACTCTTCCCAACTCTTCTTCCAAAACGATAAGGAATATACTTCTGAATTCCGAGAGGTGGATACCTTTTCCCGGCACCGATATTCAGTGCAAACTCTATTAATTTTGGTATCTCCTCCTCATTATAGCCTGGGACCCAGACAGGGGCTATAAGCAAGTCTATTTTGCTGTTTGCAATAATTTCGGCTATTTCGAGAACTTTCTTCAGCGGGTAACCGGGATGAAGTTTTTTTGCCGTATTCTCGCTTAGGGCACTGATTGAGAGGTTTATTCTACTCATTTTTCCTTCAAGCTCGGATATTCTTTTTTCGTTTAGCGGAATTCCATTTGTCTGCATTGAAATAACCTCAACCCCCTTTATCTTGCTGGCCTCCTCAACAAAATACTCGAGATACGGATAAAGTGCGGGCTCTCCTTGTCCATCCAAATGCAATTCAATTTTATCCCCTTTGAATTCAATTAACTTTCTAATCTCTTCAATCATGTAATCCGGATCCACTATGAAGTCTGTCTTTCTCGTTTTACTCTTTCTACCTTCATCTACACTGCAGAAAACACAGTTCAGATTGCATCCAGAGATGCACCTTATCTGCAAAAGATTTGTTCCCCTGTCTATTATTCCGAATGCTGAATGCCCAAAGAGCGGTATTCCACTCTCTTTTGTAACAAAAACCAGTTCTCTGCCGGTAATTCTATTTATGATCTTTTTGTTTTCATATGTAGAAATTATGTATTCATTTGAATATTTTTTAGAAAGCCTTTCATAGTCTTTTTTTGGAATCCTGATCTCTATTATGTTCCTAAGAACAAAAATCTTCTCTTCCTTACTTTCTCTTTCCTCTAACATCTTCTTTCATCGATTTAAGGGTCTTTTCTCCCTCTTCTGTGAGTCTATAATTGTTACTGATAGTCGAAACAAGGCCATCATCGATCAGTTCAGTCAAAATACCTTCCAATGTGTTGAGGGGAAGCCTTATCTTTTTTGCAATCCCTTCTTTAGTCGTTTCTCCTTTCTGCAGAACTTCCATCAGTCTCAGTTTATTAGGATTCGACGCGATGGAGCCGATCTTCACGATCTAATTTCAGTCTCAAATATTATTAATGCTTTCTCTTCCTATGAAGTTTGGAATTTTGGGGATGTAAATTGAGTAATTGCAAATTTGCAACAAAAACTTTATAAACTATCATTACAATATATTGTTGGGGGTGAGAGCCAAGTCGCCAACACCTCAAAAAGGGTTGGGGCAAGTTTTACCAAATTTTTGTTTATTATTTCTGATTTCATTAAAAGTTCTTAACACTCCTTTGAACTTTTGGATTTTTCAAACTCATTGTAGTTGCAAAGTGGGCAAAAAATCCAGGATTTCTTGCTTCGAATTTTGAGAATCCTAATGTCGTGATCTTTGCATGTTTTTGCTGTTACATAAATCGAACCCTTCTGTGGAAGTGGAAGACTAAATTTGCAGTCTGGATATCCTGAACAGCCTATGAATCTTTTTCCAGCTCTTGATTTTCTTATTAATATCTCTTTTCCGCAATTTGGACACTTTCCGATTATTTTATCCTTTTTTAATCCTTCTTTGAGCTTAGTGGCTACATTGTCTTCATGAATATTTTTCAGAATTTCAAGGAGCATTTTTCTTGACTCTGAGACGACTTCTGACTCACTTTTAGTTCCCTCTGCAATCTTGTCCATCTCATCTTCAAGTTTTGCAGTCATTTCAGGAAGCGTTATGGTTTCTGCTTTATCCTTGAGAACATCGATAACAGAAAATGCTATCTGGGTTGGACGATATGGATTTCCGTCTATATATCCCCTGCTAAGCAGTTTTTTAATTATCTCATGTCTTGTGGACTTAGTCCCAAGATTTAGCTTTTCCATAAGTTTTATTAGCGTTGAAGGGCTGAACCTTGGTGGAGGTTTGGTCTCTTTTTCTTGAATTTTTTTATTCATGATCCGGATGGTTTCACCAACTCTTAGCACCGGAAGTCGAATCTCTTCAGCCTTTGAATAATTGTATATCTCTCTCCATCCGGGTTTGATGAGCTCTCTTCCTCCAGCAATAAATCTAACACCGTTACTATCAAGTTCAACACTTCTTATTTCCCAGATAGCATTTTCGGCAAGTGTAGCAAGGAATCTTCTGACTATAAGCTCGTATATTTTCCATTCATTTGCACTGAGTTCATTGCGTTTAGCAACTGCAGTGGGATAAATTGGTGGATGGTCCGTTGTCTCTTTTTTCCCTCTTGAAGGGACTATTTCTTTTTGACTAAGGACAATTTTTGCTTCCTTAGCAAAATCACTATTTAAAAAAGCTTTTGCTATTTCCAAAAGGTTTAGAGACGCTGGGTAGACAGTGTTATCCGTTCTTGGATAGCTGATATAGCCATTTATGTATAAATTCTCAGCAATGCTCATTGCCATATGAGGTGGTATGAAATTGGATGCAACCCGGAGAAATTCTGTTGTGTTGAAGGGTATCGGCTTTGCCTCTGCTCGAGTAATTGATTTGAAATTCTTGACTATCGCATTCTCTCCAACTTTCGATAGGACTTTTTTTGCCTCATTAATGTCCTTATATCTTTCAGGATGCTTTGCTAAGAAATTTTTAAGATCTATAAAAATCTCATAGTATTTTTTAGGCTTGAAATTCTCAATCTCTTTCTCTCTTTCAATTATTAGCCTTAAAGTCGGAGTTTGCACTCTACCAACACTTAGAAAATCCTTTCCAAGCCTACCAGAGCTCAAAGAAATAAATCTCGTAAGAACAGCTCCCCATATTAGGTCAATCTTTTGTCTTGCGAGTGCTGAGTTTGCGAGATTGAAGTCAACCTTTGCTGGAGAATTGAAGGCCTTTAGTATCTCCTCCTTTGTGATGGCACTAAATCTAGCTCTATCAACTTTTAAATCATCTCTTGCTATTATCTCGAGCGCCTCAACCCCTATAAGTTCTCCTTCTCGATCGAAATCTGTGGCAATTGTCACACGCTCTGCTTTTTTCGCAAGTTCTTTCAGCAAGGAGATTATCTCTTTTTCTTTTTCTTCTTTTATAAAATCTGCATTAATTAAATCTAAAAGCTTTGTCTTTGTCCAGCTTCTGAATTTCTTGGGAAAATCAAGCTCTAAAATATGCCCTTTGAGCCCAATAACATATGCATCTCCTGAAGGGGAGTGATAATAAGAAATTTTGCCCTTCTTTAAAGTTTTTACATCTTTAAAAAGTATTTTGGCTATTCTTTCTGCAGCGTTCTGCTTTTCGGTGATTATGAGCCAACTCATGTTAGAATCCTAATTTGAAGTCTCTTCGCTTCCTTTCGATGAATTTCAAGACTGTAGAGTGCTGAGCACCGTTTATAAGCATGTTTATTGCTTCTCTTGCAATAGTAACATTTTCAAAGTCCCCAATAATCGAAACAAAGTTGTTGTAAATGCTAAGATTCACATTTAGCATGTCTTCAATTTGTTTTTTCATAGTGCCTTCTTTTCCTATAATTCTGCCCAAAATTCTCTGCATAGCTTTTTCTGGGATTAGCTGGGATAGATCGATAGATTCGAATATTAGGTCTTCATTTTCGAGGAGCTTCAGGCTTATTTCTGGACTAAAACCTCTCGAAATTGCTGTTATAACGTTTTTCACCTTCATCAGACTTAAACTGTCCGGACAGTCAACTATCACAACATTTTTTACCACTGAAATTTTGCATCCGCACTTCTCTTCAATTTTCTTCTTATTCTCCCCTTCTTTTCCCAGAATTACCCCAACCCTATCTTCTGGAACTTCAATCTCGAGTCTCATTTCTTTCACCTACAACTTCCGCGTATACCTGATCCTCATCCACTTTCACTCCAAACTTGCGGAAAAATCTAACGAGGTTTCTAATGTCTCTTCTTAAAAATTCATTTGCTTTTGGGTGGTCTATCAAAACAGCTTGACCCATGTCAATTATCACAGGCTCTTCGAGTAGCATTATGTTGTATTCGCTGAGATCAGCATGCACGAGTTCTGCAACCTGATAAAGCTTTTTCAGGTTTTCCATAATTTCATCGAATATACCATCTACGTCGAGTTCAGCCAGTTCTTTGCCTATTTCAGCAAGAGTTGGGGCAGGAATCTCATTTTGTCCAATGAATTCCATTAAAATAACATTTTTAAGAAAAGCATAGGGTCTTGGAACACGAACACCGCTCTCAAAAGCTCTTTCAAGATTTCTGAATTCTTTTTCTGTCCAAAGGTAAATTTTATCCTTCGGAGCAACTCTGTAATCGAATCTTCGGTCACCAAAAATGTATTCGTCCATTTTGTCAAATGAGCTCGTTTCAATTCGGTAAATCTTTACAGCCATCGGCACAACTTTGCCCTCGAATATTCCATCTGCATAGAAAACATTTGCTTCTTTGCCCGTGCTCACAACACCTCCCATCGCTTTTATGAACTTCGTTGATAGCTTATAAAGAACCTTGAGGGTTCTTGTGTCAAGAACTTCTGCATAGATCTTTCTGTCTTCTTCACCTATCTCCTTTATCCTGAGTTTGTCAAGAAGCCTGTCAAAGTTTTCGATGCAATTCCTACGGCTAAGATCTTATAAATTTACCCCT
Coding sequences within:
- a CDS encoding serine protein kinase RIO, which encodes MGGVVSTGKEANVFYADGIFEGKVVPMAVKIYRIETSSFDKMDEYIFGDRRFDYRVAPKDKIYLWTEKEFRNLERAFESGVRVPRPYAFLKNVILMEFIGQNEIPAPTLAEIGKELAELDVDGIFDEIMENLKKLYQVAELVHADLSEYNIMLLEEPVIIDMGQAVLIDHPKANEFLRRDIRNLVRFFRKFGVKVDEDQVYAEVVGERNETRD